The DNA region GAGGGCTCCATCTTGGTAAGAGAAGACTTCCTTCTCTGACATCCCCACCCTCATATCGAGTCTCTTGACCCCCAGTCTTACACTTGTCCCTTGTTTTGCTGCAAAGCTGTGCAGAATGTCTTTGGGGTCTAGCTTTTGAGATGTGGGATAGGCATGTGTGTCAAGGGTAAGGAATCCTGCTGGACTAATCCTCCACCTCTGTATTCAGGTAACCAAGGTGGAAGAGCCTTCCAAGTACGGTGTGGTGGTGTGCGAGGCTGACACAGGCCGCATTCACCGTTTTGTTGAGAAGCCGCAGGTATTTGTGTCCAATAAGATCAATGCAGGCATGTACATCCTGAGCCCTGCTGTGCTGCAGCGCATCCAGGTGTGTGGCATTGGGCTGCCGGGCGGGCTGGGCGCAGCAACCTCTCGTGTGTGGCCTGCTCACAAATTGCCCACTTCCACAGCTGAAGCCTACATCCATTGAGAAGGAGATCTTCCCAGTTATGGCCAAGGAGGGGCAGCTATATGCCATGGAGCTGCAGGGTGAGGCAGAGGCTGTAGGGTGAGGGGTAGTCTGTGGCTGGGCAGAGCCCTCTGATTGGTCTCTCTGTGCAGGCTTCTGGATGGACATTGGACAGCCTAAGGACTTCCTCACTGGCATGTGCCTCTTCCTACAGTCACTGAGACAGAAGCATCCAGAGAGACTGTACTCAGGCCCTGGCGTTGTGGGGAATGTGCTTGTGGTGAGGCCCTTGCCCAGCCTGTCGCTGATCTTTTTAGATTTGGGAGACAAATGACCCACTCTTGCTTTCCTCAACACTCTCAGGACCCAAGTGCCCGTATCGGTCAGAACTGCAGCATTGGCCCCAATGTGAGCCTGGGTCCCGGTGTGGTGGTGGAGGACGGCGTGTGCATCCGGCGGTGCACGGTGCTTCGTGATGCTCACATCCGCTCCCATTCCTGGCTTGAGTCATGCATCGTGGGCTGGCGCTGCCGTGTAGGCCAATGGGTAAGTCTATGAGCTGGGCTGGGTGGGCACAGGAGAGGGGAATCCGTGTGCCCCATTAACAAGGCTTGTCTCCCACCCCCAGGTGCGCATGGAGAATGTCACAGTGCTGGGTGAGGATGTCATAGTTAATGATGAACTTTACCTCAACGGAGCCAGCGTGCTGCCCCACAAGTCTATCGGGGAGTCGGTG from Rattus norvegicus strain BN/NHsdMcwi chromosome 8, GRCr8, whole genome shotgun sequence includes:
- the Gmppb gene encoding mannose-1-phosphate guanyltransferase beta encodes the protein MKALILVGGYGTRLRPLTLSTPKPLVDFCNKPILLHQVEALAAAGVDHVILAVSYMSQMLEKEMKAQEQRLGIRISMSHEEEPLGTAGPLALARDLLSETADPFFVLNSDVICDFPFQAMVQFHRHHGQEGSILVTKVEEPSKYGVVVCEADTGRIHRFVEKPQVFVSNKINAGMYILSPAVLQRIQLKPTSIEKEIFPVMAKEGQLYAMELQGFWMDIGQPKDFLTGMCLFLQSLRQKHPERLYSGPGVVGNVLVDPSARIGQNCSIGPNVSLGPGVVVEDGVCIRRCTVLRDAHIRSHSWLESCIVGWRCRVGQWVRMENVTVLGEDVIVNDELYLNGASVLPHKSIGESVPEPRIIM
- the Gmppb gene encoding mannose-1-phosphate guanyltransferase beta isoform X1, whose translation is MRRLRPELRASRSPTSSSSSCVLAAPRPPHQDAMKALILVGGYGTRLRPLTLSTPKPLVDFCNKPILLHQVEALAAAGVDHVILAVSYMSQMLEKEMKAQEQRLGIRISMSHEEEPLGTAGPLALARDLLSETADPFFVLNSDVICDFPFQAMVQFHRHHGQEGSILVTKVEEPSKYGVVVCEADTGRIHRFVEKPQVFVSNKINAGMYILSPAVLQRIQLKPTSIEKEIFPVMAKEGQLYAMELQGFWMDIGQPKDFLTGMCLFLQSLRQKHPERLYSGPGVVGNVLVDPSARIGQNCSIGPNVSLGPGVVVEDGVCIRRCTVLRDAHIRSHSWLESCIVGWRCRVGQWVRMENVTVLGEDVIVNDELYLNGASVLPHKSIGESVPEPRIIM